The genomic window GAACACAAACTTGGGGTCGTGAAGACGTTACTCCACAGAGCTGACACGATCATAACGGATCCAcacgacagagagacagagaaacaacACATCAAACAGGCACTGAAGGACTGCGGGTACCCTAAGTGGGCCATAGACAAGGCAACCGCACCAAAGCCccctcaacagaacaacaggaaCCCGGGGACGAGAGAGAGGGACAAAGGACGCATCACCCTTCCGTACATCAAGACCGTCTCAGAACCCCTGCGcagaatatttgcttcacacgGGATCTCCACCAGCTTCAAACCTACGAACACACtgcgacagcttctcgtggcgccgaaggacaaaaccccaagagaagagaagtgcggtgtagtgtaccacattccgtgtcagggaaccactagacaagggacttgtgaagaattctacattggtgagacagaacgctcattgagaactacattccttgaacacaaacgccccagctcgcattcgtctgaagtctctcaacacatccacattgaatctccgggccataccgtttcgctggacaaagtcagaattctggacactgaacaggactactttatgagaggtataaaggaggccatatatatcagggcactccagccgtcactcaacagagacagtgggcgttataaacttcctggcacgtttgaccaattgctgacgtcacgtatccgcagtgacatgtgtcaatagagtcacgtgtccgtaactctcgcgagtttacgttcggcagtgattggtcattattgatcctgaagaaggcgacagtggtcgtcgaaaatttgatccgtgaataccttagtgttggaagaaagtttagcattgtattatgaataCCTTGTGCTGGTAGAATATACCCGCCACAAGTACATGTTCAAGTCAAATGACTGCCTCCTTGAAAAGCTTGACAGTGCTGTCTGCGATGTCAATATAGTTGTTGAAATTCTTTAGAATTGCCAAGTCCTTTGCCGCCTCCGCTTCCTTGAGGGCCTCTGGATATTGCTTGAATCTGTAAGATAGATTTGCCTTCGCAAGATGGTACAGGACCTCACAAATACCACACACCGGCTCTCTGTTCTCCAGGGAACGGAGGATCTGTTCTGCCTCTTTGATATCTTCTTGAGAGATTTCATCCATGATTCCCGGATTTGTATTGTTTCCATCTACCAACACCGAGTGCCAACATCTCAGCCGCAGATATACGCGACCTATCAGGGCACACTGGCGGATCCTGGTCTTCTTGTCTGTTAGTTGGCCAGGGAACTCTTCATCTTCGTGACAGGAGGCATCAATGGCTCTCGCAAATGGCTCTTTGGCATCTTTGATTAGCTCAGCCTGCTTGTAGGGAACCTGCTCTAGCTGTGCCATCTTGGTGTAGCACCAGCCGAGATTGATCAGTAACCAGGCTCTCATGTGTCCCACCTGTTTCATCTGTATTTTGCACAAGGCCATTGTTATCACACGTATACTGCAGTCATATCTGTCCTCCCTCAGATCAATGAGCGACTGGTAGTAGTCTCGTGCAAGTTCATGCTCGTCGCTATTCTCTGTTTGAGGCAAAAGGTCTGTAACCTGGCGCAAAGCTTCGCGTGCAATCATCATCTCTCCCCCATTGATACAGCAGGCAGCAGCAGCAATCCACAGCATAGCGCAGTCGTCTGGATCACTTGTGTGCTCAAACAGTCTGTTGATAATCTCCTCGCATTTCTTAAGCTCTCCTGTAGCTGAAAGCTGGTCCAGTCGGTCCAGCAACTTTCTGTAAGGTTTCTGCTGCTTCTTGATGTGTAATCTGGTTGTAGGTTGAAGTGGTCTCTCCACATTTATGTTTACCTTTACTACCATATGCACTGTAACATTATGTCCTTTGTTGATGATCGTATTGTGGTTTCCTTGTGAGGTCACTTTGTTAATAACACGGCAGTCGGGCAACTTCCTGCGcttgatttcatcattttgtcttcttcttctaggTCTTGGTTTGTAAAGAAATACTGGCTTTTTCACTAAATATGTTACAGGCATGTTGGTATAAATGTCAACTTTGCTTTTGTGTACAGTATTGACTATTTTGTTGAAATCTCCATGTGGCAGTCCACTTCCTCTGTGACATGGCTGGGAGATCTCTCTGTGCCCATTTGCATTTCCTACAAAAGTTATAAAGAAGActtattgaaaatatttccaatTATACATAGAGAGCTGAAGACAGCTGATCTAATTATCATCAGTGACTGAAAGAATTTGCAAGATGTCCAGTTATAATCACTTATGATATTGTATCTATAAAATCATCTCAGTGGCCAACATTGGTTTTCTGAATCTGTTGCATGTTGGGTACTAAGCATATATTTGGTGCATTCTACATAACTAGTGCCTGAATTTAGTGTAAAAGAGAAGCCATCCTACTTGAATTTAATGTAATCCGTAGCCGCTGCCTTTCTGaatttagaccccgttcacactaaaAAAAATCTAACCGTTTTGATCATGAAATCAGTTCAGGATTCTTCTAACCATTAATTTTAgataaatgcattcacagtcgTTTTTAGACAACCTGATTAGATCTAGTCCAAAACTTGCGGCACACATTCCACAATCATGTAATTCTTCACAAAATGGCGGGAATGACCATGCCCCAGTTTTTCGTGCTTCTGTATCTCTGTGAAATAATATGTAAGTGTAACCAAGGAAAGGCATGCAACCTATGGGCTCTGATAAGGACTAGCAAAGAGTTTGTATGGCAGCCTAGCCATAGTAGCTGTGGACTGGGAGTGAAGTCGAGACTAGTGGCTGGTAGATTTAAATGAGCTGGGATAGTTTTGAGTACATTCGTGACATGTTGTGGGTACAATTGTGGCGACTTATCACCCGCTTAGGTCATATGTCAAAACCAGAAAAACAAGCAGAATATGGTACAAGTCACTGTGCGTTCACAACGGTTTTGCCGCAAACTGCTCAAACAATATCTCTATTCGCAAACAAACCCATTTCGGAAGAAAATCCGAATGGTTTAGAGCATTCACACTTTAAGAATTCAATCGTTTGAGACTTTCTGAACCGATTCAATAATTGAACTGGTTAGATTATTTAAGTGTGAACAAAGTCTTAGCGGTAGAGCTTTGACAGTAACCCCCAATGCAGGCCCCTTAGAGTTTGCAAGATGGCAACAATTTTGGACAATAGATTCAATCAAAGTAGACCAACCTAAAACTTTTCTGTGCAAGTTGTGTACAAGACATACATATTCACAACTGTACTTACCTGAACTTTACAAATTCCAAGAGTAGAACCTTAGTCTGTGTTACACAAACTTTCGCTGTCCAGGGCCCTGTGGGGCCCCTCCACGCAGGGACCTAACCAGTGtgctacatatatatacatgtactaatagaAGAGTGATTTAGTCAGCAATCAGGAAGAAAGTCACTTGGAGTAAGACTTTCACATGTATAGTGTAGTACTTATCACTAGTCTCTGGGGGTAAAAACATGTGTCTCCCACATAAATACACGTGCAGGCATTGTTTTGAACCAATTTTAGCCTAGGTGGTTAGGACTGGAAAGTCCCTGCGTGGGTCACCTATTAGTAAGACGTGTAACTTGATACAAAACCCTTTGTTGGCAAACAGAACCATTCAGTACCACTGCCAAGGGTGTGTAGTGAAGCATCTTACATGTAATCAAAACAGAACACATCCTTTCTCAGAGATCATGTGTTCCAATTATCTAATACTGGAACTACATAGTATTGGCATTCATGTACAGAATTCaaaatgtaaattcatattgtttttatatGAGTCATTGTACCAGACCTAACCCGTACAGCTGTCTGTACTTGGTATAGTCCTGTGAACTTTGATCATTGTAGTCTACATGTATACGTGTAATTTACTAGGGCAGACTTGAAGCAATATACAAACATTGCATAATGTGTGTGGGCAAGAAGGTTACGGGGGTTATAGGCAAGCTCTTGGTTTCTCAGAAGGGTCTTGAAGATTGAGACTCAGATTAAAAACTGGAAAGTCAAGAAAAAAAGTTACTTTTACTTGCAACCCTTTTATCATGTACATGCAGCAGTTGTTGGGggcacatacaatgtagtaaagtAAAATAGATTTTGttatattattataaaattttAGTTTTCAGTAAGTTATAACAGCGCAATCTCTATATATATCTTTGGACATTTGTCAAAAAAAGAATTGGTACAAATATTTAACGAATATTTTTATTGATGAACGACAACCACGAAGTCACAGTTGTACACAGTCATGCAACCAGGACTTACACTTCAaggacaatgtacatgtagg from Branchiostoma lanceolatum isolate klBraLanc5 chromosome 4, klBraLanc5.hap2, whole genome shotgun sequence includes these protein-coding regions:
- the LOC136432808 gene encoding uncharacterized protein; translated protein: MPVTYLVKKPVFLYKPRPRRRRQNDEIKRRKLPDCRVINKVTSQGNHNTIINKGHNVTVHMVVKVNINVERPLQPTTRLHIKKQQKPYRKLLDRLDQLSATGELKKCEEIINRLFEHTSDPDDCAMLWIAAAACCINGGEMMIAREALRQVTDLLPQTENSDEHELARDYYQSLIDLREDRYDCSIRVITMALCKIQMKQVGHMRAWLLINLGWCYTKMAQLEQVPYKQAELIKDAKEPFARAIDASCHEDEEFPGQLTDKKTRIRQCALIGRVYLRLRCWHSVLVDGNNTNPGIMDEISQEDIKEAEQILRSLENREPVCGICEVLYHLAKANLSYRFKQYPEALKEAEAAKDLAILKNFNNYIDIADSTVKLFKEAVI